Within the Acuticoccus sediminis genome, the region GAGCCTGGGCGGTGCGCCGGCGGCGATCTCGACCGCCTCGGCGATCACCGCGCCTTCGACGCAGCCGCCGGAGACGGAGCCCTCGAACGCGCCTTCGCCGTCGATCACGAGATGGCTGCCGACGGGGCGGGGGGCGGAGCCCCATGTGTCCACCACGGTCGCGAGGGCGACCTTGCGGCCTTCGCGCGCCCAGCGCTCGGCCACGTCCAGCGGATCATCGGTCATGTGCGATTCTCCTTCGCTCCCTGCGAACCCTATCGGCGTTTGCCGGTTTTCCTTTTGCAGCCTTCGAACGCAACATCCGGACACCCATGGCGCAGCAGGATACCACCGAAGATCTCGTCTCCCTGATCGACCGAATCAAGGACAATACGCATGGAGATGACGTCTCCGTGGACGATTTGGTCGACGCGGTGGGCCGGCGTGCCTTCGGCCCGCTGTTCATCATCACGTCGCTGATCGCCATTCTGCCGACGGGCATGATCCCCGGGATGAGCGTCCTCACCGGTACGATCATGCTCATCCTGTCGATCCAGCTCCTGTTCGGATCGACGCGGATCTACATGCCCGATTTCATCGGCCGGCGGTCGATGCCGCGGGAGAAGCTGCTCTCCTCGCTCGATTCCATCCGCCCCAAGGCCGAGTGGCTCAGCCGCTTCATCGGTCCGCGGCTGAGCTTCTTCCTGCGCCCGCCCTTCCACCAGATGGTGGCGCTGGCGGGGGTGGTGATGGCGCTGTCGATGTACCCGCTGGCGCTGGTGCCGTTCGGCGCATTCCCTGCGGGCCTGTCGCTCCTGGTGATCGGGCTCGGCCTGTCGGTGCGCGACGGGCTTCTGATCGCCGCCGGCATCGCCATCGGCCTCCTCGGCCTCGCCCTGGCCTTCTTCGCCTGGCCATTCTGACCCGGCCCTTGTGGACCGGGCCGTTCCGGGCCGGCGGGCGGGGCGGACGCCCTAGGCGGTCTGGAGCGAGGCCCGGGCGCGTTTGGTGAGCGCCACCAGGGCCTTGCGCAGGGCCATCCCGTCGCCGACCGGCTCGTCGTACTCGACGCGCGCGCTCGTCTGCGGACCGGGGCCGGTGCGGACCATGTCGATGCCGAGCGGGTCGATGCCGACGGACTGCCACTCGCCCTCCGGCGCCTCGGCGAGCACCTCGGCCATCAGCTTCAGCGCGTCGGCGTGGTCCGAGTTCATGTGCGACACCGCGCCCTCGTCGGACGAGGCGAGGGCCGCGGCCATCCCGGCGGGCGCCAGGAGATCGTCGGCGGCGAGGTCGGTGATGCGGCCGAAGCCCGCGACGAGATGGGCCGAGCGCGGCGTAAAGCGCCAGAATCCGAAATCGGCGAAACCGGCGTACATTGCGGCATCAGGATGGCGACGTAGGAATCTCATCCTTGCGGCGTCGACGTCATCCACAGGTGCGACGTCTCCGACCAGCGACACACGGGCGCGGGTGTTCGTATCTCCGTCGACGTCGGGGCTCACAAAGAGCAAAGAGGCTCGCGCGTCGCGCTGCATGTTCTGCGTGTGAACCGCCAGCGCTGAAACCAGGAGGAGAGGTGCGCCGTCGATCATCGTGGCCGTGGCCACATGTGAGGCGTGAGGGTGCCCGGACGTGTCGAGTGTGGCGAGTGCGCCATCACGACAGACGTGGATGAGATTTCGCGCCATGCGTGCAGCGAAGGGCAAATCATTCATATGATCGAACCGTTATGGGTTACCGTTCTGCATTTCGTCCTCAAACTTTCATCAGTCACTCGAATATTGCCACAATTCCCTCGCAAGTTGCGCTAGGCACGAATGAGCCGGTATCGTGGCAAGGAGTAGCACGGTCCAGTATGACCCAGATCGCCCTCATCGATGATGATCGGAACATTTTGACCAGTGTGTCTATCGCACTGGAAAGTGAGGGGTTTGACGTAACCACGTACACCGACGGTGCAAGCGGTCTCGATGGTTTGACAAAAAGCCCGCCGGATCTCGCGGTGCTCGACGTGAAGATGCCCCGCCTCGACGGGCTGGAACTTCTGCGTTGCCTGCGGCGGGAATCCGACCTTCCGGTTATCATTCTCACGTCCAAGGACGACGAGATCGACGAACTGTTCGGTCTTCGCATGGGTGCCGACGACTTCATTACGAAGCCGTTCTCGCAGCGCCTGCTGGTGGAGCGTATCCGCGCGGTCCTGCGCCGTACCAACGCCATCCGCAACGACACCGAGCGCACCACCCACACGGTGCTCGAACGTGGCCCTCTCGTGATGGACACGGAACGTCACACCACGACGTGGCATGGCCAGCCGATCGTGCTGACGGTGACGGAATTCATGATCCTGCTGTCCCTCGCCCAGCGCCCCGGCGTGGTCAAAAGCCGCAATGCCCTGATGGACGCGGCCTACGGCGACCATGTCTACGTCGACGACCGGACGATCGACAGCCACATCAAGCGGCTGCGGAAGAAATTCCGCCAGGTTGACGAGCATTTCGACCGGATCGAGACACTCTATGGGGCTGGCTACCGGCTGAAAGACGAGTAGCGTCGGACACGCCGACGGTTCATGAAAAACGTCGGTCGCGTCGGCAACCGAGGGACCCATGAACGTCAGCGAGAGGTTTAACAGCAGCGGGGCGGACGTTTTCGCGCCCCCGCGCCCTCGCATGTTCTCCTGGCAGACGTTCGGGGTGACGCGGCTCGCCCTGAAGGTCGCCTTCCTCAAGCTCCTCGGCCTCGCCATCCTCTGCTACGCGACGCTCCAGCTCGCGGACATGTCCGGCAAGGTGGCGGGGTCCGTCCTCGACGGCCTGCTCGTGCAGGCCGACAGCGTCATGAACACGCTCGAGAGCGTCTCGAACGCCCTGACGCCGGTGCTGACGGAGACCCCGCCGCGCGCCGCCGACGGTACCCCCGTCACGCCCCCGGCCGCGCCGGACGTCGACCAGATCCTCGCCGCCTCGCTCCAGGGGGCCCGGACGCGGGCCCAGCTCTTCGGCATCAACGGCACCCTCATCGCCGACAGCGGCCGCGTCGACCGGCCGCGCGACGAGGCGCTCGCCGCCGCGCTGTCGCCCATCCAGGACCCGATCTCCGACTTCGCCACCCGCTGGCGCGACCTCTTCGGCAGCCACTCCGCCGCCGGCAGCGCGACGACCAGCAGTCCCGCCCCGCTGCGCGAGGTGCTGGCCGCGCTCGGCGGCGTGAAGACGGTGCGCTACGGCGAGCGCGCCGACGGAGACGACGTCATCGCCGTCGCCGCTCCCGTCCTCGCGACCGACGGGCAGATCATCGGCGCCCTGCGCCTCGTCAGCGCACCCGGGCAGATCGACGCGCCGGTGCGCGAGCAGGAGTCGGCGATCGTCCGCGGCTTCGTCGTCGCCGGCATCCTCGCGATCATCATGTCCCTGATCCTCGCCGCGACGATCTCGCGCCCGCTGACGCGCCTCGCGCGGGCGGCGGAGCGGATCAAGCGCGGCAGCGTCAACACGCCGATCCCCGCGCTGAACCAGCAGGGCGAGATCGGCGACCTGTCGCGCGTCCTGCACGAGATGACCCTCGCGCTCTACAACCGCATCGACGCGA harbors:
- a CDS encoding XdhC family protein; the encoded protein is MTDDPLDVAERWAREGRKVALATVVDTWGSAPRPVGSHLVIDGEGAFEGSVSGGCVEGAVIAEAVEIAAGAPPRLLEFGVADETAWEVGLSCGGTIRIYVEPLDVSAEAAA
- a CDS encoding exopolysaccharide biosynthesis protein, translated to MAQQDTTEDLVSLIDRIKDNTHGDDVSVDDLVDAVGRRAFGPLFIITSLIAILPTGMIPGMSVLTGTIMLILSIQLLFGSTRIYMPDFIGRRSMPREKLLSSLDSIRPKAEWLSRFIGPRLSFFLRPPFHQMVALAGVVMALSMYPLALVPFGAFPAGLSLLVIGLGLSVRDGLLIAAGIAIGLLGLALAFFAWPF
- a CDS encoding HugZ family protein, with translation MNDLPFAARMARNLIHVCRDGALATLDTSGHPHASHVATATMIDGAPLLLVSALAVHTQNMQRDARASLLFVSPDVDGDTNTRARVSLVGDVAPVDDVDAARMRFLRRHPDAAMYAGFADFGFWRFTPRSAHLVAGFGRITDLAADDLLAPAGMAAALASSDEGAVSHMNSDHADALKLMAEVLAEAPEGEWQSVGIDPLGIDMVRTGPGPQTSARVEYDEPVGDGMALRKALVALTKRARASLQTA
- a CDS encoding response regulator transcription factor, translating into MTQIALIDDDRNILTSVSIALESEGFDVTTYTDGASGLDGLTKSPPDLAVLDVKMPRLDGLELLRCLRRESDLPVIILTSKDDEIDELFGLRMGADDFITKPFSQRLLVERIRAVLRRTNAIRNDTERTTHTVLERGPLVMDTERHTTTWHGQPIVLTVTEFMILLSLAQRPGVVKSRNALMDAAYGDHVYVDDRTIDSHIKRLRKKFRQVDEHFDRIETLYGAGYRLKDE
- a CDS encoding ATP-binding protein, translated to MNVSERFNSSGADVFAPPRPRMFSWQTFGVTRLALKVAFLKLLGLAILCYATLQLADMSGKVAGSVLDGLLVQADSVMNTLESVSNALTPVLTETPPRAADGTPVTPPAAPDVDQILAASLQGARTRAQLFGINGTLIADSGRVDRPRDEALAAALSPIQDPISDFATRWRDLFGSHSAAGSATTSSPAPLREVLAALGGVKTVRYGERADGDDVIAVAAPVLATDGQIIGALRLVSAPGQIDAPVREQESAIVRGFVVAGILAIIMSLILAATISRPLTRLARAAERIKRGSVNTPIPALNQQGEIGDLSRVLHEMTLALYNRIDAIDAFAAEVAHELKNPLTSLRSAVEVLPMAKSEASRERLLEVIAHDVHRLDRLISDISAASKLDAELNRYRFERVDVYALLRTIVDTQNELAAAQDMTVKLNWASKDFDFTVNGNDSRLGQVFTNLIENARSFSPEGGIVVVTARRFSDFIEIVVEDEGPGIEEAAIERIFERFYTDRPADKGFGNNSGLGLAICRQIVEAHGGEIFAENRYQTTLSPSRVTEGARFTVRLPIM